The region agactccctttttactatctggcatttgcctacagtctcaaggtaaaccacagaaaaccttgagcagatagttgagcgttcaattgaatttcaaaatttgtgtgccttgttttataaaggtaagtGTTAAGGGTGAGTTAGTGAGttcttcatgaatttgaagacatcaaaatcatccggatcgtcgtcgaaaagaaaattcattcctcTTCAGGGAAAATAGTCCGGTGAATCAAACACAGATGAGTACGACGAGGCGGGAAACCATAACTGGGAAAACTCTGAGTCCTAGACAACGTAAAAGCTGATTCCCTCTGAGAACCGGCACAGGAAACAGGGAAAAGGAATGGGTGACTGAATCCAAGGCTTCTTCAGagacagcacaccctagagtttggaggacaaatgtgagtggtggtaaaacaattcaaattcactaagtgaatttgggagaatacacgaataaaataaattaaatatgtattcaaaagaaaaggaacgatcttatctgaatatCCGGCGAACCCAGGCTAAGACCAGACAAACAGTCCAGCTGGAGGTAACATCGGGAACAGCCAAAGACGACAGATTCGTCgggaaaaatctataaaaactCAAAGAAACTGACATATGGgttagaaaaataagagaggatCGACCAATCGCTCACTACTTCATTCAAGCGCAGAACCGAaacactcttcaagccaaagaattcgatgtatcaaaatttctcgaatcgacggaagtcgaagatcccGACCTGTCAACATCATAGCCGGAGTAAAACCGGTAGTATCATGAATTGCAGAGCgatacgataaaagaaataagggaatcCACTCATCCCAATCTTTCAAAACGTTTCGAGGTTGATTTTACGGTAACCAGAACAGAGAGTCGAATCCCCGGTAAAAATGACGCAGCTGTGAGCAgaaagaaaatctacgccTAAAATGCCTTCATCTTCTATATCAGCTACTAGAACTTCATGTGGGGATTGAACACAATCCGCTACTGTTACCTGCACGACCATCTTACCTACGACAGGGGTAGTTGCTCCGGTAGCAGTGCGAATAGACACAGAAGGAATAATTGAAGCAAGAGACGAAATCATATCAGGACGAACAACGGAAATTTCGGCTCCAGTATCTATTACCCACAAACAACTTAGTCCGTTAACGGAACCTTTAGCATATAAGCCGGTACGACGCAGGCCTCTAACCACGAACTGTGAAGCAATAGGGCTaaggaacttggaagaaaccgatgatatccgccctttcgaaacatcggtagctagtttcccgaattctgagGAACAGAAGGTTGCGCTGCCCAAACCGGATTAGAGGGAGCCCTCTTGGAGACATTTTTGCGCCACGAATCTTCCGCAGTCTTCAACTGACGGTcgagtttaaaacaattcttcgcgaTATGTCCTCTTACGCCGCAAAACTGGCACTCTGAGACAGGCCGATTGGAGTTTGATCTATTgtaacgagagaaaccactatttttccttcctgaaagagaatctgagctaggctgattgactgaaggacgggacgaagaattttctgaaggttCAGCTTGGCTCAATCGATGAAGTTGACGCGAACCTAAATCCGCCTCGTTTATGGCTTCTAATTCTAAGCCCTTAATAATTGCTTCGtgtagagaagttggagctgcgaGCCTCAAATGATACCGAAGCTCTGGATTCCGAAtcgcattaatgaatttcgcccgagctatctgatctctagctttttctgcacaatcagtaagggaatgtcgagcgagacgttcgatgtcatttccgagagaggctaaatcttccttgggcccttgacgtctattttcaaactgagtaaaataaagtttggaaagatgttctttgccaaaccggagtttaagagccgcacaaatgctgtcgaaattttcagaatccgaatctgaaagcgaTCCAAGAACTACCAAAGCCGGACCAGACAAAGACGCTGTCAAATTAGCTGCTTTCTGGGACGGATTCCAACCATTAACCTTACTAATCATGTTAAACTGACGTTCGTATAGACTCCAAGCAGACGAACCGTCATACGAACCgggcttcaaattcgattgtttCGAGGGCAACTCTACAATACTCGCGGGAGGTACAGAAACCTGATTGAGTCCGAATGAGCTCTGAGTCTGCGGAGGGAGAACATTGACAGTTCCGcgtgattttaaaaaggccAGGAACTCTGACTGAATATCTACGCTAGGATGAGACGACGCGACAGGAGGCTCAACCACTTCCgaaatatcacgtgacggAAAATCGTGGCATCGCGGAAAAGAGCTAACCTGAGCTTGTCGCGAGACATGaacaggtggaaaatttttagcaacaggGGGAATTTCGCCTCCCCCATAAATAGCGTCAGACCTTGATTGAtccggaattgaatgaatggaggCCCTCCTTGCCGGGACCGGGACTGAAGGAAGAGAAGTCCTTCTACCTGGGGATGGAACTGGGCGTATCGGGAATTCCTGCGGCCGCTCCTGAAGCTTCTGCACACCTTGCAGGATCCCGATCAACGCCTGAGACAcgatttcttgttgttgacgctgttgcgagaggagttcgtgcagaagattctgctgttcttgttgctgctgttgtagcagttgttgatgttgttgttgctgttgttgatgttgttgttgctgttgttgatgttgttctTGCTGCTGAATCTGACGCATCAGTAAATCTTGGTTTCCCTGGATGAGCTCTGCCAAGAGAGCTAGTTGGAGCTGGGGCTGAACCTCAGCTTCCGAACGACGAGAAACGGGAGGAAACGCCGGTTCAGGAGAACGCTGGCACGACGAAACGCGTCCGGCAGCTCGTCGCTCCGCGCGTGATTCTCTCGACATAGGAGTTCGTTGCATTATTGTTTTGTATACTTCCTTACACTCAAAATCCACTCAAATGGCACAGAAgagatcccacttctgacaccaatgttaCAACGGGGGGAAATTAAGAAAGATCTAAGaaaatcaaagagttctctgtgcgatttaagcgaacgctgagccaaagaagtctcacgaacaaggaatatttggaaagaaaatagatgtatttggacacaagctctctttttaaagtctagagactgactgtttttacaataatgtcggttgacgcagcagccttatttttttaaagacataagaggtttataaacgtcttttatctatgatgactactagatcatttgaAAGGGGACAGAACGGGTGATTTcgccctttgtaacaatattataattttgcatttacttctaaaaaaaaaaagaaatttttgaaaaaaaaatttttttttcgataattaaattcattaaaaataaatatggttattgaaaagatgctgtatattttttaattatttgctcacataataataggaataaaaatatttttcattaggaaaaataattcatttcaatcaaCTATTTCCTTTCTTCACTAAATTATTTGACTGAATTAcctgtatttatattcaattatattaatgtttaatatatatataaataaatgtattcatatttctttatattaatgtataaaattcaaatatatacatatatatatagtatgatttttcattctcttttaaaaaaagagaaatttgaaaagaaaaattgttttacaatcattaaattcatcgaaataaatataattatacataaaatcctacgtattttttaattatttgctcacatattattgagatatgaatattatccgttgggaaaaataatttatttgaatcaaatATTACCTTattctattaaattatttgaagagTCGCCAATATATACTCGTGCAACATATCCACGAAGCTGGGGGCACTTAAATTAAAACCGACAGGACAATGCCGCTTCTGTTATAACTTAGAATACTAAACAGTAGCTCACTTTCTCATTAATTGTGCATCCTTCAACGCTCCTCGCTCTAAGTACCTGCAAATATCCAACGAAGACGGTGACTATCTCAACctaattataattttggatGACCACTCCACATCTGGAGTTCGATGTGTGAGTTGATAGAGTGTGGATGTGCACGTTTAGTGTGTTAGCATCCAGTGTGAAAAAACAAGTAAATAGTATAGTAAAATCAAAAGCGTATAGTTAATcggaaagacaaaaaaaaaaaaaaataggagtATTttagtatataaataataaaaaacggGTGTGATAATCGGTTAAAACTACTAAAATTAAATAACGTAACCGGAGATAAGGTTATGTCCGAAAGTAGGAGGGCTTTAAATGTCGATACAACGGTTCCTGCACTATCGATAGTAGGTGTCTTACCACAAGCTGAAAAAGTGGACAACAAACAGTTAAAATCACCGGTAGGCGCCAACTTTGAAAAACGAAGACCTGGAAGACCTACAATCCGAGAAAGTTTCCTGATCCATCGTTCAGACTCAGCAGGTTCAATTAAAGAACTGTTTAATAAAAGGAAAAGGGAGTTAGAGGACAGTTTTGAGAAAAGTTTCTCAGAAAAGTCCCCAAAACTAGCGCAGCGAAAGAAGGCTTTCACGGAAAGCAAAGAGCTGAGCAACAGTTTGGAAGAGTATTCACCCGTCGCTGCATCCCCACCAACGGACATGGCTTCCGAGAAAATATTGGAGGAAATCAAGAGTTTCAGGCTGGAGAGCAGCACAAACCTAAACAGGCTGGAGGAAAAATTTCTAGAAAAGCTGAACGACATGAAGATTGAGCATGCGAAGGAAATAAATGTCATTAAAAATGACTGTAATGAGCTGAAAAAAGAACAGAgtgaaatcaaagaaaaagtgaaagctcttgaaggaaaaataaatgagaaacCAGCTGAAGGAGGCCAGTCAAGCGCAGGAGGAAgacaaataaaagaaattgaatatctGGTGAACTATGTAAAGCGACAGGAGAACAAAGATAGAGCGAGCAGAAGACAGAACATAGTAATCAAAGGTTTGGAGGCAACCAGTAACATCAAcgacagtgaaaaaattgtaagcgAACTACtggaaacaaaattcaatctACGCAATGCACACAGTAACCTGGAAATCTTGGGAGTAGACAAAAATATCTACAAGATAACGATACGAAACGCTGAAGACAAAAACTTAATTAtgttaaacaaaaaatcagcGCTAAAGGGAACAAAGATATTTGTTGAAAGCGATCTTACCGAATCCCAGGCTCGTGAAAGATGGAACCTCAGGAATGcggtaaaattgaaaagagaAGCCGGCTCatctgtaaaattttactgGAATAAGGTGAACGTCGATGGCAGATGGATGGCCTGGGACGAGGGCTCTCAGGAACTTATTCCGACACAACCGCCGAACAAGAACAAAACTCGTcaagaaaacaaaatcacAATGATGGAGCAACAATAACAAGAAGCGAATTCTCTTAGTCTAATCGTATGGAATGTCAGAGgaataaaaaacttttatagTCAATCACAACTCAACGCACACGACATCATGTGCCTCATTGAAACATGGACCATGAGTGAAGTCCCACTAAGCGCTTGGACAAGCAACTACGATCTAACCTGGATAAACGCAACCAAGGACAACGTACACGGGCGTGCCAGTGGTGGAATGTTAATACTGTTAAATAAGAAACTTGATAAAACGATAGTACACATGTCATATAACAACTGTTTTGTGCGTATAGTAAATCGGAGTAGTGTATTCATAGTGGGTTTCACGTATCTTAGGCCAAGTGACGAGCACTTTAATAATGACCTAAAAAACTTCAGTGAGGTAGCAAAAAGCATAGTGAATCAATTTCCGTCAGAGCCAATTTATTTGATGGGAGACTACAACCCGAGGATAGGTAACCCTATCCAAATACCTGATGAAATTCTAAGTGAAACAAATCTTACCGGAGATGGAACGTTTTCCGACTGTACGCTCAACAAAAGAGGGGAAgcagtaaataattttattgacaCTAATAACTTCATAGTAGTAAATGGTAAAACTGTAAGTGATAGTCCGGCGAAACCAACCTTCACCGGTAAGGGAAGTAGTATAATTGATCTCGCGTTGTCTAATGAACTAgggcttgaaaaaattcaggattttGAGGTactttataatattaatttttctgacCATTTTCCAATCAAACTTGTTTTAAATGGTAATAGTATAGTCAGGGCGAGACCAAGTAAGCAAAtcaaatattgttgggatAACAACTATAAACTCATGTACAAACAACACTTAAGGAGGTCGCCGCTCGTGGGTCTAAACACGGAAATAGAAACGATagacgaaattgaaaaaaaggttTCACCTGGCTATCACCCAATCAGCATATGAGCTGAATATGGTGCGTGAAGTACATAATATAAAAACAGACGAAAAGCAACCATGGGTAGACAAAGAATGTAAAGAGTTAAAGAAAAGTGTAAATTGTAATCTGAGaagttaaagaaaaaataattttagggAACAGGATAGAATTAAGTACCGAGAAACTTTAAAATGTTATAAAGCCCTATATGAATGTAAGCGTAAAGAATATTTTGTGAAGTTAGCAGAAAAAATCAACGATGCTAGGAACGCCCAAGAATTTTGGAAAGCGTTAAATAAATACAgggttaaaaaatatgtatcacCAGAAATAACAGGTAAACAATGGATTAGCTTTTATGAGAAGATGCAAAAAAAGATAGAACCAAATAGTAATATATATTCGGGAGTATTAGATCCTTACCTGGACGAGGATTTCACTataaaagaattaaataaagtacTTAATAAGTCGAAAAACGGTAAATCGCCTGGGGAAAATAAGATCACAAATGAATTTTACCGGAGTTGCTCGCAAAACTGGAAATATTACTTACTTAgtcttttcaataaaattttgcgCGATGAAATTGTCCCTGAAAGCTGGTCAAGTATAATCTTAACAATGTTGTTTAAAAAAGGTGATAGGAAAGACCCAGCGAATTACAGGGGAATTTCTCTGGTTAATCATATAACAAAGCTTTTCACATCTTTATTGGCTGaaaggctatatacttgggcagaaaaatgtaaaatactaCCTGAAGGTCAGGCGGGTTTTAGGTCAAACCGAAGTTGTATGGACAACTTATATGTACTGTTTGAGTTAATCCATGCAAAACTAAGGCAAAAAAAGGGTACATTAATTATCATATTCGTGGATTTAAAAAGAGCATTCGACACAATAATACATAGGTATTTATGGGCAAAACTTTTAAATATGGGCGTTAGTGCAAAGTATATAAGGATACTGAAGGACCTCTATGGTAAGGCGcatataagaataaaaactCCAGAGGGTCTAACGGATAGGATAGATATAACGGAAGGGGTACTACAAGGAGAAATTCTTAGTCCCCTTTTGTTTATTCTCTTTATCGCGGACATGGAGGAATACTTCCGGGAAGAAGGCCTCTATGGCACAAGTTTAAACATTCTAACTGACGTACTATTGCTTCTATATGCTGACGACCTAGCAATAATTGCAAATAATAAAGCTGATGTCGCGAAAAAACTTAAAATTCTACACAaatactgtgaaaaaaatgggtTAACTGTAAATGTAGACAAATCTTATATATTGTACTGCAGAAAAGCAGGAAAGATaccaaaaaatcttaaatTCTATTACAATGCAAAAAACATAGAAATAGTGTCAAATCTTACATATCTTGGGATACCTATATCAGCGTCAGGAAGGGGGCGCTTGGCAATGACGAGTGCAATAAGTAAAGCAAGAACTGCAATAGGCGCCGTAAACACAGTTATTTATAAAGCTAGAATGTATGATTTTGATAGTATTAACACACTATTTGATAGTATGATTTCTTCGATAGCACTATATGCAGCCCCTGTGTGGGCTCTCAGATACATAAACGAAATTGATAGCCTCACCACTGAATTCTATAAGAagatattatgtataaaacGTACAACTCCGAATAATCTGGTAAAGTATGAGACAAACAGAATTGATTTAGCGTATAATATTTGGAAGCTCACATGGGGCTGGATAGTGAAAGTACTAAAGATGGAAGAAAATAGATACCCATTGTTATGTCTTAAAAAACAGATAGAGCTATATAAAAGCGGTTATGAATCCTCTGAATATAATTGGTTTACGGAGGTTGGCAAGTTTATAAAAGCAATAGATGAAAGGTATATGTGTGTGCTTGACTCGTTTGACGGTAAAGAGTGGGAGAGAGTAGGTAAAATTCTGTTAAGAAAGTACAAACAAACCTTAACAGACAAAATAAAAGCGCAAGTTAACAGAATTGCCTATCTAGAAACCCCAGATTTATACAACAAACCAAGTAATCAATATCTTCATAGTAAGGTCCCGCTAAAGATTAAAAAAGTTATGGCACAACTTAGAACGGCAAATAATTATGGTTTCAGTCTATATGTAAACAAAAAAGTGAATAAGTTTAACCCATTCGAGCCGTGTCCAACATGTCAGGATGGAGCATTCGATACTCTTAAGCACTTTCTTATGGAATGCCCATTGTACCGGGATATAAGAGGCAAGTTTgtgaataatataaatgttaCAATCAATAATCTTAATGTTGTCGAAGTATGTCAAATGAACAATCCAATTCAActtaataaaatttatgtttATGTTGAACAATTATGTAGGCTAAGAGAATTACGCATTTCTAACAACAATATTCTAGATTAAGcgatttataattaattaattagtaaGTTAAGCTAAGAATCAAAATGTACAACTCCGAACTCAATTTGTAAACATTAGAAACATCTAATGAGGCAAATAAAgaatctatctatctatctatctatctattaaattatttaacttaattacctccattgatattaaattatattattgtataatattcaaatatatatatatacatatatgatgattattaatttacttttaaaaaaagagaaatttgaaaaaaaaaaattttttcacaatcaataaattcattaaaataaatataattattcaaaaaatcctacgtatttttcaattatttgctcacatattaattaaaataaaaatattatccattaggaaaaataattcatttaatcaattatttcctttttttattaaattatttaacataattacctccatctatattcaattatatcaatgtataatatatatataaataaatgtatttatatttgattatattaatgtataaaattcaaatatatacatatatatatatgtatatatatattatgatctttaatttacttttgaaaaaagagaaatttgaaaaaaaaaaaaattcttttacaatcattga is a window of Neodiprion pinetum isolate iyNeoPine1 chromosome 4, iyNeoPine1.2, whole genome shotgun sequence DNA encoding:
- the LOC138190843 gene encoding uncharacterized protein; its protein translation is MGVSAKYIRILKDLYGKAHIRIKTPEGLTDRIDITEGVLQGEILSPLLFILFIADMEEYFREEGLYGTSLNILTDVLLLLYADDLAIIANNKADVAKKLKILHKYCEKNGLTVNVDKSYILYCRKAGKIPKNLKFYYNAKNIEIVSNLTYLGIPISASGRGRLAMTSAISKARTAIGAVNTVIYKARMYDFDSINTLFDSMISSIALYAAPVWALRYINEIDSLTTEFYKKILCIKRTTPNNLVKYETNRIDLAYNIWKLTWGWIVKVLKMEENRYPLLCLKKQIELYKSGYESSEYNWFTEVGKFIKAIDERYMCVLDSFDGKEWERVGKILLRKYKQTLTDKIKAQVNRIAYLETPDLYNKPSNQYLHSKVPLKIKKVMAQLRTANNYGFSLYVNKKVNKFNPFEPCPTCQDGAFDTLKHFLMECPLYRDIRGKFVNNINVTINNLNVVEVCQMNNPIQLNKIYVYVEQLCRLRELRISNNNILD